One window of the Endomicrobium proavitum genome contains the following:
- the hisD gene encoding histidinol dehydrogenase, with amino-acid sequence MKKQNLSVYVSGIIEDIKKGGDKAVFKYLKKFDGIDLSKQGLRVSKSEIDAGVKRVSAALKRAIKSSYLNVLSFHKTEFSNIKKSWGITRNGVKTGQFYTCIESAGLYVPGGLYPYPSTVIMTAVAAKAAGVKRIVMVTPPNRLSDELLYAAKLCGVSEIYRVGGIMAVAALAYGTKNIEKVDIIVGPGNAYVNEAKRQVFGAVGIDSLAGPSEVAIIADKNAPAEFIFADLMAQVEHGNNANAYLFCDSKEKIEQVKKLLPKDALNLVRLGFCSLDEAVKKVNEIAPEHLELLVKNYKPLFKKVKNAGAVFAGYQTPTAAGDYWAGPSHVLPTNASAKYSSGLSVMTFLKRTSYTVMNKNNKKGFKEIASFAAAEGMKYHKKSAEVRI; translated from the coding sequence ATGAAAAAACAAAATTTAAGCGTCTATGTTTCAGGCATAATAGAAGATATTAAAAAAGGCGGCGATAAAGCCGTTTTTAAATATCTTAAAAAGTTTGACGGCATAGATTTGTCAAAGCAGGGTTTAAGAGTTTCCAAAAGCGAAATAGACGCGGGCGTGAAACGCGTTTCTGCTGCTTTAAAAAGAGCCATAAAATCTTCGTATTTAAACGTTTTATCTTTCCATAAAACCGAATTTTCCAACATTAAAAAAAGCTGGGGCATTACAAGAAACGGCGTTAAAACCGGACAGTTTTACACTTGCATTGAATCCGCGGGGCTTTATGTGCCCGGCGGGCTTTACCCTTATCCGTCAACGGTAATAATGACTGCAGTTGCGGCAAAAGCCGCCGGAGTTAAACGCATAGTTATGGTAACTCCGCCGAATAGATTAAGCGACGAGCTTCTTTATGCCGCCAAACTCTGCGGCGTTAGCGAAATTTACCGCGTCGGCGGAATTATGGCCGTGGCCGCTTTGGCTTACGGCACAAAAAATATAGAAAAAGTAGATATTATAGTTGGTCCCGGAAACGCTTACGTAAACGAAGCCAAAAGACAGGTTTTCGGAGCGGTCGGAATAGACTCTTTGGCAGGCCCGAGCGAAGTAGCAATTATCGCCGATAAAAATGCTCCGGCAGAGTTTATATTTGCAGATTTAATGGCTCAAGTGGAACACGGCAATAACGCAAACGCTTATTTATTTTGCGACTCAAAAGAAAAAATAGAGCAGGTAAAAAAACTTCTTCCGAAAGACGCTTTAAATCTTGTGCGGCTGGGGTTTTGTTCTTTAGACGAAGCCGTCAAAAAAGTAAATGAAATAGCTCCGGAACATTTGGAATTGCTTGTTAAAAATTATAAACCGTTATTTAAAAAAGTTAAAAACGCGGGAGCTGTTTTTGCAGGATATCAAACGCCTACGGCAGCCGGCGACTATTGGGCGGGTCCGTCGCATGTTTTGCCTACAAATGCGTCGGCAAAATATTCAAGCGGGCTTTCCGTTATGACATTTTTAAAAAGAACGTCTTACACCGTTATGAATAAAAATAATAAAAAAGGGTTCAAAGAAATAGCGAGTTTTGCCGCCGCGGAAGGCATGAAATATCATAAAAAATCCGCAGAGGTTAGAATATGA
- the hisB gene encoding imidazoleglycerol-phosphate dehydratase HisB → MKQRKANVKRVTKETNVLVELNLDKSSKPEISTSIGFLDHMLELFGAHSGFTLKVKASGDTHIDDHHLVEDTGITLGLALKEALGDKKAIARYGHFLLPMDEALSYVALDLSGRFFFSYEAQIEFQKTGFNYDLIHEFFYALASSAGITLHIKMIKGRNNHHIAEAMFKAFAKALAQAAARTKGKKIPSTKGIL, encoded by the coding sequence ATGAAACAAAGAAAAGCAAATGTAAAAAGAGTTACCAAAGAAACAAACGTTTTGGTAGAGCTTAATTTGGATAAATCTTCAAAACCTGAAATTTCTACGAGTATAGGTTTTTTAGATCACATGCTTGAACTTTTCGGCGCGCACAGCGGATTTACTTTAAAAGTTAAAGCTTCCGGCGATACGCATATTGACGATCATCACCTTGTTGAAGATACCGGCATAACTCTCGGGCTTGCTTTGAAAGAAGCTTTGGGCGACAAAAAAGCCATAGCAAGATACGGGCATTTTTTGCTTCCCATGGACGAAGCGTTAAGTTACGTGGCGTTAGATTTGTCCGGAAGATTTTTTTTCAGTTATGAAGCCCAAATAGAGTTTCAAAAAACCGGTTTCAACTACGATTTAATTCACGAGTTTTTTTACGCGTTAGCTTCAAGCGCAGGCATTACGCTGCACATAAAAATGATTAAAGGCAGAAACAATCATCACATAGCGGAAGCAATGTTTAAAGCTTTTGCAAAAGCTTTAGCGCAAGCTGCGGCGCGGACAAAAGGGAAAAAAATTCCGTCAACGAAAGGGATTCTTTAA
- the hisH gene encoding imidazole glycerol phosphate synthase subunit HisH, protein MKKIAIIDYGFGNIKSVQNALNFCGAEPVVINSPDKISDFNGAILPGVGAFAPAAEFLVKDGFDCAIRQYVASGKMLYGICLGFQLFFTKGYEGGQHKGLGLLNGEVKKFEFKNNNLKIPHMGWNGVKINNTPEAKKMFAEISDGENFYFVHSYYAKPENNIQVSSFCNYGIDFCSSAAFENVWGSQFHPEKSGGKGLQILKNFLGEVK, encoded by the coding sequence ATGAAAAAAATAGCAATTATAGACTATGGTTTCGGCAACATTAAAAGCGTTCAAAATGCGCTGAATTTTTGCGGGGCGGAGCCTGTGGTAATAAACTCTCCCGATAAAATTTCAGATTTTAACGGCGCCATTTTGCCGGGCGTAGGCGCTTTTGCTCCTGCTGCTGAGTTTTTAGTTAAAGACGGGTTTGACTGCGCAATACGCCAATATGTTGCTTCCGGAAAAATGCTTTACGGCATTTGCCTGGGCTTTCAGCTTTTTTTTACAAAAGGTTATGAAGGCGGCCAGCATAAAGGTTTAGGACTGTTAAACGGCGAAGTTAAAAAATTTGAATTTAAAAATAATAATTTAAAAATTCCTCACATGGGTTGGAACGGCGTGAAAATAAACAATACGCCTGAAGCAAAAAAAATGTTTGCCGAAATTTCCGACGGGGAAAACTTTTATTTTGTTCACTCGTATTACGCAAAGCCCGAAAATAATATTCAGGTTTCAAGTTTTTGCAATTACGGAATAGATTTTTGTTCTTCCGCGGCTTTTGAAAACGTTTGGGGCAGTCAGTTTCACCCTGAAAAAAGCGGAGGCAAAGGTTTGCAGATTTTAAAGAATTTTCTCGGCGAGGTTAAATAA
- the hisA gene encoding 1-(5-phosphoribosyl)-5-[(5-phosphoribosylamino)methylideneamino]imidazole-4-carboxamide isomerase, producing MIVIPAIDIKNGKSVRLKQGKFDAATVHSDNPVETAKLWQQKGAKRIHVVDLDGALKGERVNKNLISEICRTVNIPVEIGGGIRNLDSIKELFDLGASFAILGTVAVEKPEIVKEAVEKFGADKIIVAIDAKNGYVATKGWVDVTSVKVEDLALKLKSFGLKEVLYTDISRDGMLTGPDFDGLKTLAKTGLKIIASGGVKSNEDIIKLKELESGGVYAAIVGAALYTDNFDLSKAIRTASETGKR from the coding sequence GTGATAGTTATACCTGCAATTGATATAAAAAACGGCAAATCCGTTCGTCTGAAACAGGGAAAGTTTGACGCGGCTACCGTTCACTCGGATAATCCGGTTGAAACTGCAAAACTGTGGCAGCAAAAAGGCGCAAAAAGAATTCACGTTGTGGATTTAGACGGCGCTTTAAAAGGCGAAAGAGTAAATAAAAATTTGATAAGCGAAATTTGCAGAACCGTAAATATTCCCGTTGAAATTGGCGGCGGTATAAGAAATTTAGATTCAATTAAAGAACTTTTTGATTTGGGCGCGTCTTTTGCAATACTTGGAACTGTCGCTGTTGAAAAACCCGAAATTGTAAAAGAAGCCGTAGAAAAATTCGGCGCAGATAAAATAATAGTTGCCATAGACGCAAAAAACGGTTACGTTGCCACAAAAGGCTGGGTTGACGTAACGTCCGTTAAGGTTGAAGATTTGGCGTTAAAACTTAAAAGTTTCGGATTGAAAGAAGTATTATACACGGATATTTCAAGAGACGGAATGCTTACAGGACCTGATTTTGACGGTTTAAAAACTCTTGCAAAAACAGGGCTTAAAATAATAGCCTCCGGCGGAGTAAAATCCAACGAAGACATAATAAAATTAAAAGAGCTTGAATCCGGAGGAGTTTACGCGGCAATAGTAGGCGCCGCGCTTTATACCGACAATTTTGATTTGAGCAAAGCAATTAGAACGGCAAGCGAAACAGGTAAAAGGTAA
- the hisF gene encoding imidazole glycerol phosphate synthase subunit HisF, with product MLGIRVIPCLDVNNGRVVKGTNFVNLRDAGDPVEVAKRYNLEGADEVVFLDITATYEGRDTTVDLVRRTAQQVFIPLTVGGGVRTLEDIRVLLNAGADKVSLNSSAVKDPEIIKRASERFGRQCIVVAIDAKKVTPSSLLQANGVGATIQSSNKWNVFVHGGRIDTGLDAVEWAKKAQDLGAGEILLTSMDKDGTKDGYDNALLKTVTDIVQIPVIASGGAGKLEHFASAVESGASAVLAASLFHYRELAIKQVKDYLKSKNIPVR from the coding sequence ATGTTAGGTATACGAGTTATTCCTTGTTTGGACGTAAATAACGGTCGCGTTGTTAAGGGCACAAATTTTGTGAATTTGCGCGACGCGGGAGACCCTGTTGAAGTTGCCAAAAGATATAATCTTGAAGGCGCCGACGAAGTTGTTTTTTTGGATATAACGGCAACGTACGAAGGCAGAGACACTACCGTAGATTTAGTTAGAAGAACCGCTCAGCAGGTTTTTATTCCTCTTACCGTAGGCGGCGGCGTGAGAACGCTTGAAGACATAAGAGTTCTTTTAAATGCCGGCGCAGACAAAGTCTCTTTAAATTCTTCGGCGGTAAAAGATCCTGAAATTATAAAACGCGCAAGCGAAAGGTTTGGACGGCAGTGCATAGTGGTTGCAATAGACGCAAAAAAAGTGACGCCATCATCGTTATTGCAAGCAAACGGAGTCGGCGCGACAATTCAGTCTTCAAATAAGTGGAATGTATTTGTTCACGGCGGACGCATAGACACAGGTCTTGATGCTGTAGAATGGGCAAAAAAAGCGCAAGATTTGGGCGCCGGGGAAATACTTCTTACAAGCATGGATAAAGACGGCACAAAAGACGGATATGACAACGCTCTTTTAAAAACGGTTACTGACATTGTGCAAATTCCCGTTATAGCTTCGGGCGGAGCGGGTAAGTTGGAGCATTTTGCGTCTGCGGTAGAATCCGGCGCGTCGGCAGTTTTGGCGGCATCGCTTTTTCATTACAGAGAACTTGCTATAAAGCAAGTAAAAGATTATTTGAAGTCTAAAAATATACCGGTGAGGTAA
- the hisI gene encoding phosphoribosyl-AMP cyclohydrolase, whose amino-acid sequence MDTIIKSLKFDEKGLIPAVVQDWKDNAVLMVAYMNKEAVKRTLKTKKATFWSRSRQSFWVKGESSGNIQKVKEFYYDCDGDCILIKVQQIGGAACHTGHRSCFFTKVTSAGNTKTVGKKLFDPEKVYKKTK is encoded by the coding sequence ATGGACACAATTATTAAAAGCTTAAAGTTTGACGAAAAAGGACTTATTCCTGCGGTAGTTCAAGACTGGAAAGACAATGCGGTTTTGATGGTGGCTTACATGAACAAAGAAGCCGTCAAAAGAACGCTTAAAACAAAGAAAGCAACTTTCTGGAGCCGCTCAAGACAGTCTTTTTGGGTAAAAGGCGAAAGCTCCGGAAACATTCAGAAAGTTAAAGAGTTTTACTACGATTGTGACGGAGATTGCATTCTTATAAAAGTCCAGCAAATAGGCGGCGCAGCATGCCACACAGGCCACAGAAGCTGCTTTTTTACAAAAGTTACGTCAGCCGGAAACACCAAAACCGTAGGAAAAAAATTGTTTGACCCGGAAAAGGTTTATAAGAAAACAAAATAA
- a CDS encoding phosphoribosylanthranilate isomerase, giving the protein MAKVKICGLANYNDSLDATNLGADFLGFHFIKESPKKVSEKMVIDIVSKLPPFVIPVGVFADADQKLIEKTIKKCGLKNVQFNGIEAPEFCAAAKAALGVKVFKFFKLENESDAEKLSLYAGNVDYFVLDVSYLDGETVKHNFELAAKAVNLNVPVFVSGRITPEEVKEALEKVAPYGVDADGGIERLPKRKDYDKMNNLIRYAHGLK; this is encoded by the coding sequence ATGGCGAAAGTGAAAATATGCGGGTTGGCAAATTATAACGATTCTTTAGACGCTACAAATCTTGGCGCGGATTTTTTGGGGTTTCATTTTATTAAAGAATCTCCTAAAAAAGTTTCCGAAAAAATGGTTATTGATATAGTTTCAAAACTTCCGCCTTTTGTAATACCCGTCGGGGTTTTTGCAGACGCGGATCAAAAGCTTATAGAAAAAACCATTAAAAAATGCGGATTGAAAAATGTTCAGTTTAACGGTATTGAAGCTCCCGAGTTTTGCGCGGCGGCAAAAGCGGCGCTTGGCGTAAAGGTTTTTAAATTCTTTAAACTTGAAAATGAAAGCGACGCAGAAAAATTGTCTTTATACGCGGGAAACGTTGATTATTTTGTGTTGGACGTGTCATATCTTGACGGAGAAACGGTTAAACATAATTTTGAGCTTGCAGCGAAAGCCGTAAATTTAAACGTTCCCGTTTTTGTTTCCGGTAGAATTACGCCTGAAGAAGTTAAAGAGGCTTTGGAAAAAGTTGCGCCATACGGCGTTGATGCGGACGGCGGCATAGAAAGACTCCCGAAAAGAAAAGATTACGATAAAATGAATAATCTTATACGTTATGCGCACGGACTTAAATAA
- a CDS encoding KpsF/GutQ family sugar-phosphate isomerase: MEFKIAKETLELEAKAVKDQIKHLDANFGKAVRLIKDCKGRVIVMGLGKSGLIGRKISATMSSIGIPSIFVHPSESLHGDLGSLMAGDVVIMLSYSGETEEIKKVLPVLKNMKIKVIVMTGKTKANVWQNSDCIIDCSVEKEACPYNMAPTSSTTAVLAMGDALALTVSNLKGFKREHLALLHPLGSIGKRLTMHVSDIMRKGKQNPVVFSDATVEDALLVMTGTRVGATSVVDKKGKITGFFTDGDLRRRLQKDEKILKKKITEVMTKNPRTVTPDMMAVDAARVLKDYNIDNIPVVDKNNKPLGILDQGDLLSQGIAE, from the coding sequence ATGGAATTTAAAATAGCAAAAGAGACGCTTGAGCTTGAAGCTAAAGCGGTTAAAGATCAGATAAAACATCTTGACGCAAACTTCGGCAAAGCTGTCAGGCTTATAAAAGACTGCAAAGGCCGCGTAATAGTTATGGGGCTTGGCAAATCCGGGCTTATAGGCAGAAAAATTTCTGCGACAATGTCTTCAATCGGCATTCCGTCAATATTTGTTCATCCGTCGGAAAGTTTGCACGGAGACTTAGGTTCTCTTATGGCGGGCGACGTTGTTATAATGCTTTCTTATTCCGGAGAGACGGAAGAAATTAAAAAAGTTTTGCCCGTTCTTAAAAATATGAAAATAAAAGTTATTGTTATGACCGGTAAAACAAAAGCTAACGTGTGGCAAAATTCTGATTGCATAATAGATTGCAGCGTTGAAAAAGAAGCGTGTCCGTATAACATGGCGCCGACATCTTCAACAACCGCCGTGCTTGCCATGGGCGACGCGCTGGCGCTTACGGTTTCCAATTTAAAAGGTTTTAAGAGGGAACATCTTGCATTGCTTCACCCGTTAGGGTCTATAGGCAAAAGATTGACCATGCATGTTTCAGATATTATGAGAAAAGGGAAACAAAACCCCGTTGTGTTTTCGGACGCTACCGTTGAAGACGCGCTTCTTGTAATGACCGGCACAAGGGTAGGCGCAACAAGCGTTGTGGATAAAAAAGGAAAAATTACAGGCTTCTTTACCGACGGAGATTTAAGAAGACGCCTTCAAAAAGACGAGAAGATTTTAAAAAAGAAAATAACGGAAGTTATGACAAAAAACCCCAGAACCGTAACGCCCGATATGATGGCTGTTGACGCCGCGCGCGTTCTTAAAGATTATAATATAGACAATATTCCGGTAGTAGATAAAAATAATAAGCCTCTCGGAATTTTAGATCAGGGAGATTTGTTATCGCAGGGTATAGCCGAATAG
- the accD gene encoding acetyl-CoA carboxylase, carboxyltransferase subunit beta, protein METQKNQAQSADKIPAGMWTKCKKCEQILLQKDYEENLLVCPKCGYYGRVNPRKRIEFTVDNGSFKETDKNLKAVDFLNFPGYGEKIKKSHINDAVVTGEAKIGGYPVMLAVMDFEFMGGSMGSVVGEKIVRAIETAIEKKYPVIILSASGGARMQEGIISLMQMGKTSAALARLAEKGLAYISVLTDPTTGGVAASYAMLGDLNIAESKALIGFAGPRVIEQTIRQQLPEGFQLSEFLEKHGMVDIVAERKDLRNVLIKALRFFDKKK, encoded by the coding sequence ATGGAAACGCAAAAAAACCAAGCTCAGTCTGCGGATAAAATTCCGGCGGGTATGTGGACAAAATGTAAAAAATGCGAGCAAATTCTTCTTCAAAAAGATTATGAAGAAAATCTGTTGGTTTGTCCGAAATGCGGATACTACGGAAGAGTTAATCCTCGTAAAAGAATAGAATTTACCGTGGATAACGGAAGTTTTAAAGAGACCGATAAAAATTTAAAAGCCGTAGATTTTTTAAATTTTCCGGGATACGGCGAGAAAATAAAAAAGTCGCACATAAACGACGCTGTTGTTACCGGCGAAGCTAAAATAGGCGGATATCCGGTAATGCTTGCCGTTATGGATTTTGAATTCATGGGCGGCAGCATGGGCTCGGTAGTGGGCGAAAAAATAGTGCGCGCCATAGAAACGGCTATAGAAAAAAAATATCCCGTTATTATACTTTCGGCGTCGGGCGGAGCAAGAATGCAAGAGGGAATAATATCTCTTATGCAAATGGGTAAAACCAGCGCAGCGCTTGCAAGACTTGCCGAAAAAGGGCTTGCTTATATTTCGGTTTTAACAGACCCTACAACGGGCGGAGTTGCCGCAAGCTACGCAATGCTTGGAGATTTAAATATAGCGGAATCAAAAGCGCTTATAGGTTTTGCCGGTCCAAGAGTTATTGAACAAACTATAAGACAGCAGCTTCCCGAAGGCTTTCAACTTTCAGAGTTTCTTGAAAAACACGGAATGGTTGACATTGTGGCGGAAAGAAAAGATTTAAGAAACGTCTTGATAAAAGCTTTACGATTTTTTGACAAGAAGAAATAA
- a CDS encoding bifunctional folylpolyglutamate synthase/dihydrofolate synthase, whose translation MFFDSLKEYEGMTPGLSRIKKFLKALGDPHKKLKCVHIAGTNAKGSTAAFTASILKNSGYKTALYTSPHLRRITERIKINGKDISKKTFAAIAEKYLALAEKCKLSYFEYLTAIAFIYFAAQKVDIAVIETGLGGRFDATNVITDPLVAIITSVNIDHAEILGSTIKKIAFEKAGIIKNSKVVCGKLSAQALKVIKCKTNPLVFGKDFTVTYKKQSLRFDYNGLKDNLKNLKISLYGKHQIQNAAVAACAIEVLKSKGFVIKDSNIKKGLAKAQWPARFDVRKINGAQIIIDGAHNPEATDAFISALKDFDDGNIKRTFIFAAMKEKDYTTVIKKIVPYAGKVILPALRNKRAVDTEKLKLVFAKYIPARNIFTVKNVKESLNLIKKREKAAAAGSLYLAGELIQHIRGL comes from the coding sequence ATGTTTTTTGACTCTTTAAAAGAATACGAAGGCATGACGCCCGGACTTTCAAGAATAAAAAAATTTCTTAAAGCTTTGGGCGACCCGCATAAAAAGTTAAAATGCGTTCACATCGCCGGAACAAATGCAAAAGGTTCTACGGCGGCGTTTACGGCTTCTATTTTGAAAAACAGCGGCTATAAAACGGCTTTATACACTTCGCCGCATTTAAGGCGCATAACTGAACGCATAAAAATAAACGGCAAAGATATTTCTAAAAAAACTTTTGCCGCAATTGCTGAAAAATATTTGGCTCTTGCCGAAAAATGCAAACTGTCATATTTTGAATATCTTACGGCGATAGCTTTCATATATTTTGCCGCGCAAAAAGTTGATATTGCGGTTATTGAAACGGGGCTTGGCGGGCGGTTTGACGCTACAAATGTTATAACGGATCCGCTTGTTGCAATAATTACTTCGGTAAACATAGACCATGCGGAAATTTTGGGTTCTACAATAAAGAAAATAGCTTTTGAGAAAGCCGGAATAATTAAAAATTCCAAAGTCGTTTGCGGAAAACTTTCCGCGCAGGCTTTAAAAGTAATAAAATGCAAAACAAACCCGTTGGTTTTCGGAAAAGATTTTACCGTAACATATAAAAAACAGTCTCTTCGGTTTGATTACAACGGCTTGAAAGATAATTTGAAAAATTTAAAAATATCTTTATACGGCAAACATCAAATTCAAAACGCTGCAGTTGCCGCTTGCGCAATTGAAGTTTTAAAAAGTAAAGGTTTTGTAATTAAAGATTCAAATATCAAAAAAGGTCTTGCAAAAGCTCAGTGGCCTGCAAGGTTTGATGTCCGAAAAATTAATGGGGCGCAAATTATAATAGACGGCGCGCATAACCCTGAAGCAACAGACGCTTTCATTTCGGCGCTAAAAGATTTTGACGACGGAAACATTAAAAGAACTTTCATATTTGCCGCAATGAAAGAAAAAGATTATACAACGGTTATAAAAAAAATAGTTCCTTACGCCGGAAAAGTTATACTGCCTGCTTTGCGTAACAAAAGAGCGGTTGATACGGAAAAATTAAAGCTCGTGTTTGCAAAATATATTCCGGCGCGCAATATTTTTACCGTAAAAAACGTTAAAGAAAGTTTAAACCTTATCAAAAAAAGAGAAAAAGCAGCGGCGGCAGGCTCTCTGTATTTGGCCGGAGAGTTAATACAACATATAAGAGGATTGTAA
- a CDS encoding ROK family protein, translating into MSAKYYLGIDMGGTNIKIAIVNNKGSIVEESVIATDINAKPETIVKSIVEKASVLKNYRNTKTAGVGIAGDVDCLKGIVRFSPNLPKWKKINLKEMLEKLTKKKVFVDNDANTAAIGAFCLDVMEKSSNLVCVTLGTGVGGGIIINKKLYIGASCTAGEIGHITIDPKGLRCKCGNTGCIETFVGAKYLSAYAAKYFKENKSALMDKLIAKDYSKITPKILHAAAVKGDKVAKAVWNYAGEKLGILISDILNFINPDTIVLCGGISHAGKYLLDPLKKEIEKRAFKSSRKACKIIVSGYTNKLGVVGAAMLAKHSTAAKQ; encoded by the coding sequence ATGTCAGCGAAATATTATCTTGGCATAGATATGGGCGGAACAAACATTAAAATAGCGATAGTAAACAACAAAGGTTCCATTGTTGAAGAGTCCGTTATTGCAACCGATATAAATGCCAAACCTGAAACAATAGTTAAATCTATAGTTGAAAAAGCTTCCGTTTTAAAAAATTACCGCAATACAAAAACGGCTGGCGTAGGAATTGCCGGCGATGTAGATTGTTTGAAAGGTATTGTCCGCTTTTCTCCTAATTTGCCGAAATGGAAAAAAATTAATTTGAAAGAGATGCTTGAAAAACTAACAAAGAAAAAAGTTTTTGTTGATAACGACGCAAATACGGCGGCAATAGGCGCGTTTTGTCTTGACGTTATGGAAAAATCTTCTAATCTTGTGTGCGTAACTTTGGGCACGGGCGTTGGCGGCGGAATTATTATAAATAAAAAACTTTACATAGGAGCAAGCTGCACCGCCGGAGAAATAGGGCACATTACAATAGACCCTAAAGGCTTGCGCTGCAAATGCGGCAATACCGGCTGTATAGAAACTTTTGTAGGCGCAAAATATCTTTCCGCCTATGCGGCAAAATATTTTAAAGAAAATAAATCGGCCTTAATGGATAAGCTTATTGCAAAAGACTACTCCAAAATTACTCCTAAAATTTTACATGCGGCGGCAGTTAAAGGCGACAAAGTTGCAAAAGCTGTGTGGAACTACGCCGGCGAAAAACTCGGTATTTTAATTTCCGACATTTTAAATTTTATAAACCCCGACACAATAGTTTTATGCGGGGGAATAAGCCATGCCGGAAAATATCTTTTAGACCCTCTGAAAAAAGAGATAGAAAAAAGAGCGTTTAAATCTTCCCGCAAGGCGTGTAAAATTATAGTATCCGGCTACACAAATAAGCTTGGAGTTGTGGGCGCGGCTATGCTTGCCAAACATTCTACAGCTGCAAAACAATAA